From the genome of Legionella beliardensis:
AACTTTAAAAAATTAATAACTAGTTTAGGGTTTAATAGAAACTTGCTAACATAAGAAATTTAATGTAAAGGATGCAGCTTATGGTTAGTCTATTAAAAGGATTTACGGTAACCCATTTTAAAAAAATCAAAACTATTACAGGGATTCTGTTTAATTCTATTTTCCTAACTTTTTGCCTTAATTCATTAACTTTAGCAGCTACCTCAAATCCTAAAGATGTCACCGTGACCCTGTTTCAATGGAAATTTGATTCAATTGCTAAAGAATGCACAACAACATTAGGGCCCCTAGGGTATGGTTACGTCGAAATATCACCGCCGCAAGAGCATATTCAGGGCCATGAGTGGTGGACATCTTATCAACCAGTAAGCTATCGAATTGCAGGCCGCTTAGGCGATGAAGCTTCTTTTAAGGCAATGATTAATAAATGTCACGCTGCAGGGGTTAAAGTTATTGTTGATGCTGTCATTAACCACATGTCTATGACAGCAGGCGTTGGTACAGGTGGCTCAGCCTTTAGCAAATATGACTACCCAGGACTTTATCAAACTCAGGATTTTCATAATTGTCGCCATGGAATTAATGATTATGCTAATCGTTATGAAGTGCAACATTGTGAATTAGTGGGGCTTGCTGATTTAGATACCGCAAGCGCCTATGTACAAACTAAAATTGCAGACTATTTTAATAAATTAATTAGCTATGGTGTTGATGGTTTTCGTATTGATGCTGCCAAACATATTTCTGCTTACGATTTACAAGGCATTAAAGCAAAATTAAGTAATCCTAAGGTATTTTGGGTACAAGAGGTCATCTATGGCGAGGGTGAAGCAGTTCAGCCAATGGAATATATTGATCTAGGTAGTATTGATGAATTTCGCTATGGCCGCGATCTTAAACGAATGTTTGAACAGGAGCGCTTAAGTTATTTAAGTAATTTTGGTGAAGCCTGGGGTTACCTACCAAGTAATAAGGCTCGTACTTTTGTGGATAATTGGGACACCGAACGCAATGGTTCCACATTAACTTATAAAAATGGACCTAACTACATTTTAGCGAATGTATTTATGTTAGCTCATCCTTATGGTGCACCTAATATTTATTCTGGTTATGAATTTTCAGACTTCAACACAGGCCCACCCAATAGCGGTAAGGTGGTAAGCTGTTTTCAAGACGGATGGACTTGTCAGCATAAACGCCGTCAAATTGCGAATATGGTTCATTTTCATAATACAGTCGCGGGCACACCTGTAACCAACTGGTGGTCAAATGATTATCAAGCTATCGCTTTTGGTCGAGGAAATAAGGGATATGTGGTCATTAATCATGAAAATACCGAGCTAAAACGCGTCTTCCAAACCTCTCTTCCCGCTGGTGTTTACTGCGATATCCTGCATGCTGAAGTCTTAAATGATTCTAGCTGTAGTGGTCATAGGTATACTGTCGATGTTAAGGGGCAATTTACAGCGACGATCCGACCTAATGATGCACTCGCTTTGCATGTAGGGGCTCAAAATTTGTAGTTGCGACAATGACGCTTAAACAGGTAAGCCAGATCGCAATGGATACCGTGGTCAAGCCACGGTATTTCGGAGTAAGAGATTAACTAGATGTAGCCTGGGTGCAGGCCCA
Proteins encoded in this window:
- a CDS encoding alpha-amylase — translated: MVSLLKGFTVTHFKKIKTITGILFNSIFLTFCLNSLTLAATSNPKDVTVTLFQWKFDSIAKECTTTLGPLGYGYVEISPPQEHIQGHEWWTSYQPVSYRIAGRLGDEASFKAMINKCHAAGVKVIVDAVINHMSMTAGVGTGGSAFSKYDYPGLYQTQDFHNCRHGINDYANRYEVQHCELVGLADLDTASAYVQTKIADYFNKLISYGVDGFRIDAAKHISAYDLQGIKAKLSNPKVFWVQEVIYGEGEAVQPMEYIDLGSIDEFRYGRDLKRMFEQERLSYLSNFGEAWGYLPSNKARTFVDNWDTERNGSTLTYKNGPNYILANVFMLAHPYGAPNIYSGYEFSDFNTGPPNSGKVVSCFQDGWTCQHKRRQIANMVHFHNTVAGTPVTNWWSNDYQAIAFGRGNKGYVVINHENTELKRVFQTSLPAGVYCDILHAEVLNDSSCSGHRYTVDVKGQFTATIRPNDALALHVGAQNL